CGTCCTGAAAATGATCCATTACCACCTGCGCCAGATGCCCGATCGCCAGCACCACCGTCCCGATCCCCGCATCGCGCAGCGCCTCGATCTGGTACTCCAGCAGCGGACGCTCCGCCACCGCCGCCATCGGCTTGGGCCGATCGCTGACGATCGAACGCAGCCGCGTCCCCAATCCCCCCGCCAAAATCACCGCTTGTCGGATCGCCATGACCGCGCTTACGCGAACTCCCGCTCGACCGCTTCGAGAATGATGTGCATCACCAGCGTGTGCGCTTCCTGAATCCGCGCCGTCTCGCTGTCCGCCACGATCAGTTCATGATCGCACTTGCCCGCCAATGGCCCCCCGCCTTTGCCCAGAAGCGCCGCCGTGAGGACGCCCTTCGCCTTCGCCGCTTCGACCGCGTGTTGGAACATCGCGCCGTTGCCGCTCGTCGTGAAGAACACCAGCACATCGCCCTTCTGGCCGAGCCCTTCGACCTGCCGGCTGAAGAGCCGCTCGTAGCCGTAATCATTGGCGATGCACGTAATGAGCGTCGGGTCCGCCACAAGCGACACGCCCGGCAGCGACCGGCGATTGCTCTTGAACCGCCCGACCAACTCCTCGGACATGTGCAGCGCATCGGCGGCGCTGCCCCCGTTGCCCGCCGTCATGATCTTGTTGCCGCGTTTCAGCGCGTCGATCACGACGCCGCTGATCTTCTCGATCGTCGCCGCCTGATCGCGCAGCGACAGAATCACGCGCCCGCTGTTTTCGATGGACTCGATGATCTGACGCGCCGCCTTCATTTGTTCTTCCTGTCGTTGTAGCCCTGCGGATGCTTCTGATGCCACGCCCACGCCGTCGCGACGACGTCCTTGATGTTCGGATATTTGGGCTTCCACCCGAGTTTCGACTTGAGTTTCGTCGGGTCCGCCACCAGGGCCGGTGCATCGCCGGGGCGACGCTTCGTGACTTCGTACGGAATCTTCTTACCCGTCACTTGCTCGCATGCGCGGTGAATATCCATCACGCTCTGACCGTTGCCCGTGCCGATGTTGAACACCTCCGCCGTCGTCGGCGTCGTTGCTTCGATCGCCAATAGATGCGCGCTCGCCAGGTCGCTCGTATGCACGTAGTCCCGCACGCATGTCCCGTCCGGCGTCGGATAGTCCGTGCCGAAGATCATGATCTTGTCGCGCTGACCCAGCGGTACCTGAAGCACCAGCGGAATGATGTGCGTCTCGGGCTGATGGTCCTCGCCGAACTCCCCGCTCTCGTCCGCCCCGGAAGCATTGAAGTACCGCAGCAGCGTGAAGCCCAGTCCGTACGCATGGGCGAAATCGCGAATCATCCACTCGACCGCCAGCTTCGTCCGCGCGTACGGACTGCACGGAATCTGCTGCGCCTCCTCGTTCATCGGCGGCTTGGGGTTCTCGCCATACGTCGCACACGTGCTCGAAAAGAGCATCCGCTTTACGTCCGCCTCACGCATCGCCCGCAAGAGACTCAGCGTGCCGGCGATATTGTTGCTGTAATGATAATCGGGATTCGTCACCGACTCGCCGACGTACGTTGCCGCCGCGAAATGCATCACCGCATCCGCCTTGAAATCCTTCATTGCCTGCGAGAGCGTCTTCGTATCCGCGATGTCCCCGACGATCAGCCGCCCGACCGCCGCCGCTTCATGACCTTCGCACAGATTGTCATACGCCATCGCCTCATGACCGTTCGCCACGACATGCCGTAAAGCTGCGCTTCCGACGTAGCCCGCACCGCCCGTGATAAATATCCGCATATTCGAAAACTCCTGATGATCAGCGCGCCTTCACCGCTGAGTTTGATGATTGAGTATCCGCTCCGGCGCCGCGCCCAGATCGTTCACCACTTCGTCGATCGCCGGGTGATCCGCATCGACCTTCGCACCGCACCCCGTCCGCACCAGCATCGTGCCACGGCAACCGGCATTCCGACCCGCCAGCACATCGCTCAGCGAATCACCGATCATCCACGAGCGCGACACGTCCAGATTGAGCTCGTCCGCCGCTCTCAGAAGCATGCCCGGCCCGGGTTTACGATCAGGATGATCGATCGTCTCCATGTCGTCGCACTTGGGCGCGTGCGGACTGAAATAGATGCCGTCGATCGTGACACCATGCTCGGCAAGCTGGCGATTCATTTCCTCATGAATGCGATCAAGCCCCTCGAGCGTCAGCAAGCCGCGCCCGATGACCGACTGATTCGTCACGATCACGCAGGCATAACCTGCCCGCTGAAACACCTTGATCGCCTCCGCGGCGCCGTCAATCAATTTGACAAGCGACGGGTCGATCAGGTGATGTACATGCTCGATCACCGTGCCGTCTCTATCAAGGAAGATCGCCGGGCTCACCGCTCCACCTCGCTCTGACATCCGAACACGCGCGGCGCATCCGCTTCCGCCGCAGCCAGCGCGCCCAGCGTGCCGATGTCCCGGTGATATCCGTCAAACGTGTACCCCCGCATCCGGCCAACGAACTTCGGCAGCACGTCAAATCCGAGATCGAAAGCATTCATGTCCGCCATCTCGCGATAGGCCTCCGCCGTCACCGCGTAGATCCCGGCATTCGCCAGATCCGACTTGGGCTCAGCGGGCTTTTCCACAAAGCTGATCACGCGCGATGCGTCGTCCAGCTCGACGATCCCCGCCTGTTTGGGCAAGGGATGATGAAACAGCAGCATCGTCATCGGGTCGCCATGCTCATGATGAAACGCCAGCATCGCCGCCAGGTCGACATTCGACAGATTGTCCGCGTAGATGATTAATACATCCGTCGCATCGTCGGCGAAATCCCGATTGGCGTGAATCGTCCCCGCGGAGCCGAGCAGTTTCGGCTCGTAAGATTCGGTCAGATGAAATTGCCCTTCGACATTCTTTTGCGCGATGTAACGACGGACTGCATCGGGGAGGTGATGCGTATTGATCCGCACCTCTGTCGCGCCCGCCGGCCCCAGCGCATCGAACCAATAGTCCAACAGCGGCCGCCCCGCGATGGGCACAAGGCACTTGGGCACCGTGTCCGTCACCGGACGCAGCCGCGTCCCCAATCCGCCCGCCAACAGCAATGCTTTTGTCTTGGTCATACGCTGTTTGCCGATGATTCCTCGCCGGTTCAGGTGCTTTCACGCAGACCAAAGATATTCAACTGAAGATCATTCCGCCGATCCGTCGGCCGCTCGCGCAGCGGGTGCTTCGGACAGTAGTCCGTCTGGACGTACATGCGGAATCCGCATTCCGCCAGCAGATTCATGAACTCCGCCAACCGCTGCGGCTCCTTCGCCGGGGAATGGAATTCGACGAACAGACGCTTCACATTCCCCATCAGATGCTTGCACGCCGGCATCACGTCGATTTCCGCGCCTTCGATATCCAGTTTCAGCAGGTCGACCGGCTCTTCCAAGTAGCTTTGGAGGCGAACGGCCGGCACGGTCATGCCGCCGCCGTTGCCGACGCCGCCATACGAAATGTGACCGCCTTCGATACCTTCATTCACGAAGGTCACCGAATCCCCCTCCACCGTCACGGCCGCGTGAACGACTTCCACATCGTTGAGTCCGGCCGAGGCCACATTGTGACGGAGCACTTCCGCGATATTGCGATCCGCCTCGATGGCGGTGATCCGGGCTCCGGGATACTGCTGCTTGAAATACAGCACCGACACTCCGATGTTGGCTCCCACATCCAGAATGCGCGGCTTGTCCGTCCCGCAACTGAACGCATACATCTCACGCTGCATGATCACCAGATGCTGAAGCGCCGCCGAGCGACCGTCGACGAACCGAAACGTCGGGCCGAACAAGCTTGTCTGTCCGTCCTGTTTGGGCGGCAGCGCGCGAAGCCGCTGATCTTCGCGGTATTGCGCATCGGTCATCATCCGAACCATTCTTTCAAGACGGTGAAACATGCATCTTTTCCTCAGCAAAGCGCGAACGGTATCTATTTCGTCACGTCGCGCACGACGTTCATCTTCGCCATCTGTTTGTTGCAGTAATCGAGAATCTGATCAAGATTGCTCGCCTGATCGAGCCAGCCCTTGTACGCCTCGACGCTGTCGATCACCGTCCGCTGCGGTTTCCAGCCCAGCGCCTTGAGCTTGCTCACATCCGAGCGAATGTGGCGTGTGTCGCCAAAACGATACTTTCCGCATGGTTTGGGTTCGTAATCCTTGCGTCCGAACACTTCCGCGACCACGCTCGCGAATTGCGAGACGGTCATCGCGTGATCACCGCCGACGTTGAACATTTCGTAGTTGGCCTTGTCGCTGTCGAGTACGCAAAGATTCGCAGCGACCACATCGTGAATATTCACAAAGTCGCGAATTTGCTTCCCATCTTCGTAAATCATCGGGTCCGAGCCCTGATGAAAACTTAGACAAAACACACGGCAGGCGCCGCTGTAGGCGTTATAGAAACTTTGACGCGGTCCCTGCACGATCGAATAGCGCATCGCCACGGTCGGTATGTCATAGCGTTTGCCCAGATTCAGCGCGACGCTTTCCTCCGCGATCTTGCTCAGGCCATACTGGTTCTGCGGATTGGCGACCGTCTCATCGGTGGGCTGCCACTGGATCGGCCCGC
The nucleotide sequence above comes from Planctomycetota bacterium. Encoded proteins:
- a CDS encoding FkbM family methyltransferase, with protein sequence MFHRLERMVRMMTDAQYREDQRLRALPPKQDGQTSLFGPTFRFVDGRSAALQHLVIMQREMYAFSCGTDKPRILDVGANIGVSVLYFKQQYPGARITAIEADRNIAEVLRHNVASAGLNDVEVVHAAVTVEGDSVTFVNEGIEGGHISYGGVGNGGGMTVPAVRLQSYLEEPVDLLKLDIEGAEIDVMPACKHLMGNVKRLFVEFHSPAKEPQRLAEFMNLLAECGFRMYVQTDYCPKHPLRERPTDRRNDLQLNIFGLREST
- the galE gene encoding UDP-glucose 4-epimerase GalE; this encodes MRIFITGGAGYVGSAALRHVVANGHEAMAYDNLCEGHEAAAVGRLIVGDIADTKTLSQAMKDFKADAVMHFAAATYVGESVTNPDYHYSNNIAGTLSLLRAMREADVKRMLFSSTCATYGENPKPPMNEEAQQIPCSPYARTKLAVEWMIRDFAHAYGLGFTLLRYFNASGADESGEFGEDHQPETHIIPLVLQVPLGQRDKIMIFGTDYPTPDGTCVRDYVHTSDLASAHLLAIEATTPTTAEVFNIGTGNGQSVMDIHRACEQVTGKKIPYEVTKRRPGDAPALVADPTKLKSKLGWKPKYPNIKDVVATAWAWHQKHPQGYNDRKNK
- a CDS encoding HAD-IIIA family hydrolase, which codes for MSERGGAVSPAIFLDRDGTVIEHVHHLIDPSLVKLIDGAAEAIKVFQRAGYACVIVTNQSVIGRGLLTLEGLDRIHEEMNRQLAEHGVTIDGIYFSPHAPKCDDMETIDHPDRKPGPGMLLRAADELNLDVSRSWMIGDSLSDVLAGRNAGCRGTMLVRTGCGAKVDADHPAIDEVVNDLGAAPERILNHQTQR
- a CDS encoding SIS domain-containing protein translates to MKAARQIIESIENSGRVILSLRDQAATIEKISGVVIDALKRGNKIMTAGNGGSAADALHMSEELVGRFKSNRRSLPGVSLVADPTLITCIANDYGYERLFSRQVEGLGQKGDVLVFFTTSGNGAMFQHAVEAAKAKGVLTAALLGKGGGPLAGKCDHELIVADSETARIQEAHTLVMHIILEAVEREFA
- a CDS encoding NTP transferase domain-containing protein; this encodes MTKTKALLLAGGLGTRLRPVTDTVPKCLVPIAGRPLLDYWFDALGPAGATEVRINTHHLPDAVRRYIAQKNVEGQFHLTESYEPKLLGSAGTIHANRDFADDATDVLIIYADNLSNVDLAAMLAFHHEHGDPMTMLLFHHPLPKQAGIVELDDASRVISFVEKPAEPKSDLANAGIYAVTAEAYREMADMNAFDLGFDVLPKFVGRMRGYTFDGYHRDIGTLGALAAAEADAPRVFGCQSEVER
- a CDS encoding SDR family NAD(P)-dependent oxidoreductase; translated protein: MKALITGGAGFIGSHTADALLARGYKVRVLDSLEEPVHPGHRVPDYLDPRIELVRGDVRDANLMLEALRGVDVVYHLAAFQDYLPIFSRFFDVNVTSTALIFELIVRKKLPVKKVVVASSQAALGEGLYHDAGGKPLLPDIRPESQLRKGIWEIQAPAGFRGPIQWQPTDETVANPQNQYGLSKIAEESVALNLGKRYDIPTVAMRYSIVQGPRQSFYNAYSGACRVFCLSFHQGSDPMIYEDGKQIRDFVNIHDVVAANLCVLDSDKANYEMFNVGGDHAMTVSQFASVVAEVFGRKDYEPKPCGKYRFGDTRHIRSDVSKLKALGWKPQRTVIDSVEAYKGWLDQASNLDQILDYCNKQMAKMNVVRDVTK